One Candidatus Zixiibacteriota bacterium genomic window carries:
- a CDS encoding ABC transporter ATP-binding protein has protein sequence MYRLSVSDLSKRFGPRKVVSNINFELTAGDSLAVTGPNGAGKSTLLMCLLGQHRPTKGKVVFFDDDRPMTESEIQFSSALVAPYLQLYGELTGEENIKFFAAMRGLSPTGKQINAILDRMGLAGRGHDLLAEYSSGMAQRLKYAAAFLGEPTFLFLDEPTANLDEDGKKIILSFIEEIKARCALVVATNEREEYALGQSECRLGG, from the coding sequence ATGTATCGGCTATCCGTTAGTGACTTATCAAAACGATTTGGACCGCGCAAGGTCGTCTCCAATATCAATTTCGAGTTGACTGCGGGTGATTCTCTGGCCGTAACAGGTCCCAACGGTGCGGGTAAGTCCACTCTTCTGATGTGTCTCCTGGGGCAGCATCGCCCAACCAAAGGTAAAGTCGTTTTCTTCGATGATGATCGGCCTATGACCGAGTCAGAGATTCAGTTTTCCTCCGCTCTAGTGGCGCCTTACTTACAGCTGTACGGGGAGTTGACCGGTGAGGAGAATATCAAGTTTTTCGCTGCTATGAGGGGTCTTTCACCGACCGGGAAACAGATCAATGCCATCCTTGACCGGATGGGGTTGGCCGGGCGTGGTCATGATCTTCTGGCGGAATATTCATCCGGGATGGCGCAGCGATTGAAATATGCGGCCGCGTTTCTGGGAGAGCCGACTTTTCTGTTTCTGGATGAACCAACGGCCAATCTTGATGAAGATGGGAAGAAGATCATCCTGAGTTTCATTGAGGAGATAAAGGCACGATGTGCCCTGGTCGTGGCGACCAATGAGCGGGAGGAGTACGCGCTTGGACAAAGCGAATGCCGGCTGGGTGGCTAA